The following proteins are encoded in a genomic region of Spirosoma sp. SC4-14:
- a CDS encoding lysylphosphatidylglycerol synthase transmembrane domain-containing protein, translated as MKRLLRRFFPIGLAIALLFYALKDSSLTDIGAQFRQANYRWLVLTGILIALYNVVRAARWQLTLQAIGYQPSLYRATIAVLAGTMASLIVPGAGELTRCGTLQRTDNIPVAHGFGSVVAERVIDLLMLGILIGLTLLVEFKRIGHYFFELLSPVISRATSINYTGLLTGFITFGFLLAVFFYWLFQQKTFRQHTVLIKLVSLFGNIGQGFMSIRKLQQPGLFASLTLVSYLLIYLTTYSLFFASYKTIYLPPTAALSIITISSLGGMAVPTQGGLGTYHYLVSRVLLLYGLPKDESIAMATFMHAVQTGFALLFSSLSFLIVPVLIRKKNSRINEPMV; from the coding sequence ATGAAGCGACTGTTAAGGCGCTTTTTTCCTATAGGGCTCGCGATTGCTCTGCTTTTTTATGCGCTCAAAGACAGTTCTCTTACTGATATTGGCGCTCAGTTTCGTCAGGCCAACTATAGATGGCTAGTCCTGACCGGAATTCTTATTGCTTTATATAATGTTGTTCGGGCAGCTCGCTGGCAACTAACACTACAAGCCATTGGCTATCAACCTTCTTTATACAGGGCTACCATAGCTGTTCTGGCTGGCACAATGGCTAGTCTTATAGTTCCGGGAGCAGGCGAACTTACACGTTGTGGTACTCTGCAACGCACAGACAACATACCCGTAGCACATGGATTCGGTTCTGTAGTTGCCGAACGTGTTATTGATCTGCTTATGCTTGGTATACTCATTGGATTAACACTTCTGGTTGAATTCAAGCGAATAGGCCACTACTTCTTCGAGCTACTGTCGCCAGTCATTAGTCGAGCTACTTCCATTAATTATACAGGCCTACTAACTGGCTTTATCACGTTCGGCTTTCTTTTAGCAGTTTTTTTTTACTGGCTTTTCCAGCAAAAAACGTTTCGACAACATACCGTTTTAATTAAGTTAGTATCGCTTTTTGGTAATATTGGACAGGGCTTTATGAGTATTCGGAAGCTCCAGCAGCCAGGCTTGTTCGCTAGTTTAACCTTGGTTAGTTACCTACTGATTTACCTAACCACGTACAGTCTATTTTTTGCCTCTTATAAAACGATCTATTTACCCCCAACAGCGGCCCTTTCCATAATTACCATTAGCTCTCTTGGAGGTATGGCAGTACCCACTCAGGGAGGGCTGGGCACATACCACTATCTGGTGAGCCGGGTATTGCTGCTGTATGGCCTTCCTAAAGATGAAAGCATAGCAATGGCTACGTTTATGCATGCTGTGCAGACAGGGTTTGCGTTACTGTTCAGCAGCCTCAGTTTTCTGATTGTACCGGTACTGATCCGGAAAAAAAATAGCCGGATAAACGAGCCGATGGTCTAG
- a CDS encoding glycosyltransferase family 2 protein, with translation MKSTPGILVIVPCYNEEEAITGVVSEIKHIREKYNLNLDILVVNDCSTDNTLSVIRQLDCLYLDLPVNLGIGGAMQAGYRYAFRNDYTMAVQMDGDGQHPASELIKVIQPVLDEQADVVIGSRFLERNGFQSSFTRRLGIRYFRWLNHLLIQKTIHDSTSGFRAFNRRTIAIVNRYYPDEYPEPEAIVQFGLNRLRIVEVPVIMRERQGGTSSITFFRALYYMFKVTMGTLFVYIRLRKP, from the coding sequence ATGAAAAGCACTCCGGGTATATTAGTTATTGTGCCGTGTTACAATGAAGAAGAAGCAATTACAGGCGTCGTATCAGAAATTAAGCATATCCGTGAGAAATATAATCTGAATTTAGACATTCTGGTGGTCAATGACTGTTCTACCGATAATACTCTATCGGTTATCCGACAGCTTGATTGTCTCTATCTGGATTTGCCAGTCAATTTAGGAATTGGTGGGGCAATGCAGGCTGGTTATCGATATGCGTTTCGAAATGATTATACTATGGCTGTGCAGATGGATGGCGATGGGCAGCATCCGGCCAGTGAACTGATTAAAGTTATTCAACCCGTGCTGGACGAGCAGGCTGATGTAGTAATTGGTTCTCGTTTCCTTGAACGAAATGGTTTTCAGTCGTCCTTTACCCGACGGTTAGGTATTCGATACTTTCGTTGGCTGAATCACTTATTAATCCAAAAAACAATTCACGATAGTACATCTGGTTTCCGGGCGTTCAATCGTCGAACTATTGCTATTGTTAACCGCTATTATCCTGATGAATATCCAGAGCCAGAAGCTATTGTTCAGTTCGGGCTAAACCGGTTGCGTATCGTTGAGGTACCTGTAATCATGCGCGAACGTCAGGGCGGAACATCATCCATAACTTTTTTCCGGGCCTTATACTATATGTTCAAGGTAACAATGGGTACGTTATTTGTTTATATCCGCTTACGCAAACCATGA
- a CDS encoding DUF2304 domain-containing protein: MESLPITIQILSLLGAISFMIFIARLIVKGRLREEYSFIWIACTIILIVFSIWRTGLTQISLLLGVYYPPSLIFLVGLFAIIGFLVHLSVVISKLQQSIKDLTHEVAFLKKELDDKKSLELVVSQETRPTTNS, encoded by the coding sequence ATGGAATCCCTACCGATAACTATTCAGATACTTAGCCTGTTAGGAGCAATCAGCTTTATGATTTTCATTGCCCGACTTATTGTAAAAGGACGGCTTCGGGAAGAGTATTCCTTTATCTGGATTGCGTGTACAATCATTCTGATTGTGTTTTCGATCTGGAGAACAGGCTTAACGCAGATTTCTCTTTTGCTGGGTGTCTATTATCCGCCATCGCTCATTTTTCTGGTTGGTCTTTTTGCCATCATTGGCTTTCTTGTCCATCTATCAGTAGTTATTTCCAAATTGCAGCAGTCGATAAAAGATCTAACGCACGAAGTGGCTTTTCTGAAAAAAGAACTAGACGACAAAAAAAGCCTTGAATTGGTTGTAAGCCAGGAAACCAGACCTACAACAAATTCCTGA
- a CDS encoding glycosyltransferase family 4 protein, producing MRILYIVDNYYPHIGGAELLFQNLAEGMAKANHKVTVLTPKNFPEYRDQEMYHGVQIVRQRVPPFAQRYFFTIWAIWKAIQLAKQHDLIHTATYNSIPLAWLAGLIARKKTVLTIYEVWDKKWYNLSGQTALKASLFRLFERTLLLFPFNRVICISDSTLRDYKALFPSVPAERIYPGVDYESMERLRLTAPQKNAFRQAKNWKEKDYVILGFGRPGISKGFDYLIEAVPTVVSNLPNARFVFIFPSAPNFISLRELLVQRLESFNLPASLTVLDRQSQADLFAYIQSVDCVVIPSLAEGFGYAAIEACTLAASVVTTTAGSIPEVVSGKVYLTMPANSHALAEGIIKMATSSELGLPSQKFTNEAMIRAHSSLYKDLLNQIDNSHPELPVTQ from the coding sequence ATGAGAATTCTGTATATAGTAGACAATTATTACCCGCACATTGGTGGCGCGGAACTGTTATTTCAGAATCTGGCCGAAGGGATGGCCAAAGCTAACCACAAGGTAACAGTGCTCACACCGAAAAACTTTCCGGAGTATCGTGATCAGGAAATGTATCATGGTGTTCAGATAGTGCGGCAACGGGTTCCGCCTTTTGCTCAGCGTTATTTTTTCACGATCTGGGCAATCTGGAAAGCTATTCAACTGGCAAAGCAACATGACCTGATTCACACAGCAACGTACAATTCTATCCCGCTGGCCTGGCTGGCTGGGTTAATTGCCCGAAAGAAAACCGTCTTAACGATTTATGAAGTATGGGACAAAAAATGGTACAACCTAAGTGGCCAGACAGCCCTAAAAGCCAGCCTCTTTCGGCTATTTGAACGAACGTTGCTTCTTTTCCCCTTCAACCGGGTAATCTGCATTTCCGACAGTACGCTTCGGGATTATAAGGCATTATTTCCGTCCGTACCTGCTGAGCGTATTTACCCTGGTGTTGATTATGAATCGATGGAGCGGCTACGCTTAACAGCTCCTCAGAAAAACGCTTTCCGGCAGGCTAAAAACTGGAAAGAGAAGGATTATGTTATATTAGGCTTTGGCCGACCGGGCATTTCGAAAGGGTTTGACTATCTGATTGAGGCAGTTCCTACTGTGGTCAGTAACTTACCCAATGCTCGTTTCGTTTTTATTTTTCCATCCGCACCGAACTTTATTTCTTTACGCGAGCTACTTGTTCAACGATTGGAGTCATTCAATTTACCTGCTTCGCTTACAGTGCTGGATCGTCAGTCACAAGCTGACCTCTTTGCTTATATTCAGAGCGTTGACTGCGTAGTCATCCCATCGTTGGCAGAAGGCTTTGGTTATGCGGCAATTGAAGCCTGCACATTGGCTGCCAGCGTAGTAACAACCACGGCTGGCTCTATCCCCGAAGTAGTTAGCGGTAAAGTCTACCTGACAATGCCAGCCAATAGCCATGCATTGGCAGAAGGTATTATAAAGATGGCCACCTCATCAGAACTAGGGCTTCCTTCTCAAAAATTCACCAACGAAGCCATGATTCGGGCACACAGTAGTCTGTATAAAGACCTGCTGAATCAGATAGACAATTCGCATCCAGAACTGCCCGTAACTCAATGA